One Bos taurus isolate L1 Dominette 01449 registration number 42190680 breed Hereford chromosome 3, ARS-UCD2.0, whole genome shotgun sequence DNA window includes the following coding sequences:
- the LOC112445982 gene encoding craniofacial development protein 2 translates to MQCGATQDGRVMVERSDRMWSTGGGNGKPLQYSCLENPMTSMKRQNDRILKEELPRSVVAQYTTGDQWRNNSRKNEGMEPKQKQYPAVDVTGDRSKVRCCKEQYCIGTWNVRSMNQGRLEVVKQEMARVNVNILGISELKWTGMGEFNSDDHCIYYCGQESLRRNGVAIMVNKRVRNAVLGCNLKNNRMISVRFQGKPFNITVIQVYTPTSNTEEAEAEWFCEDLQHLLELTPQKDVLFIIEDWNAKVGSQETPGVTGKFGFGVWNEAGQKLIEFCQENAMVIANTLFQQHMRRLYTWTSPDGQHQN, encoded by the coding sequence atgcagtgtggggccacccaagatgggcgggtcatggtggagaggtctgacagaatgtggtccactggaggagggaatggaaaaccacttcagtattcttgccttgagaacccaatgaccagtatgaaaaggcaaaatgataggatactgaaagaggaactccccaggtcagtagttgcccaatatactactggagatcagtggagaaataactccagaaagaatgaagggatggagccaaagcaaaaacaatacccagctgtggatgtgactggtgatagaagcaaggtccgatgctgtaaagagcaatattgtataggaacctggaatgttaggtccatgaatcaaggcagattggaagtggtcaaacaggagatggcaagagtgaatgtcaacattctaggaatcagcgaactcaaatggactggaatgggtgaatttaactcagatgaccattgtatctactactgtgggcaggaatcccttagaagaaatggtgtagccatcatggtcaacaaaagagtccgaaatgcagtactcgggtgcaatctcaaaaacaacagaatgatctctgttcgtttccaaggcaaaccattcaatatcacagtaatccaagtctataccccaaccagtaacactgaagaagctgaagctgaatggttctgtgaagatctacaacaccttctagaactaacaccccaaaaagatgtccttttcattatagaggactggaatgcaaaagtaggaagtcaagaaacacctggagtaacaggcaaatttggctttggagtatggaatgaagcaggccaaaagctaatagagttttgccaagagaatgccatggtcatagcaaacaccctcttccaacaacacatgagaagactctacacatggacatcaccagatggtcaacaccaaaattag